The following coding sequences lie in one Musa acuminata AAA Group cultivar baxijiao chromosome BXJ1-8, Cavendish_Baxijiao_AAA, whole genome shotgun sequence genomic window:
- the LOC135587584 gene encoding protein S40-4-like produces MAGGRQQLTAKHAAHRLFTPTAAGFDADEFEESDVWGSPIEPRLAEFPKPAPSSRASSARSKKADRAVADAAAAASLPVNIPDWSKILGSYYGGGSSNSARGWWEEEGEEGGAGGPMIPPHELLWRSRAASFSVHEGVGCTLKGRDLRRVRNAIWEKTGFQD; encoded by the coding sequence ATGGCGGGGGGAAGACAGCAGCTGACGGCGAAGCACGCGGCGCACCGCCTCTTCACGCCGACCGCCGCCGGGTTCGACGCGGACGAGTTCGAGGAGTCCGACGTCTGGGGAAGCCCCATCGAGCCGCGCCTGGCCGAGTTCCCGAAGCCGGCGCCTTCCTCCCGGGCTTCTTCCGCGCGCAGCAAGAAGGCAGATCGCGCCGTCGCcgatgccgctgccgccgcctcctTGCCGGTGAACATACCGGACTGGTCAAAGATACTCGGCAGCTACTACGGCGGCGGTAGCAGCAACAGCGCCAGGGGCTGGTGggaggaggagggcgaggaggGCGGCGCTGGGGGGCCGATGATCCCGCCGCACGAGCTGCTGTGGCGGAGCCGTGCGGCGTCGTTCTCTGTCCACGAGGGGGTCGGCTGCACCCTCAAGGGCCGCGACCTCAGGCGCGTTCGCAATGCCATCTGGGAGAAGACTGGGTTCCAGGACTGA